From Aspergillus fumigatus Af293 chromosome 3, whole genome shotgun sequence, a single genomic window includes:
- a CDS encoding OTU family ubiquitin thioesterase, whose protein sequence is MSLSDLSWNPLGLSNHFPGRQDLYQQDLQPSVAFLSHEFSHLSDSFYTKRTPRFNMNTLSPDEMKRFQELSNEFEADVQQSSNVIALEYANADPTYVTKTNALAVTHPFTRVMKGDGNCGWRAVAFGYFESLFNLRDTLQVHRELLRIKSLSSLLDQVGQQEHLYEIFVEATEQVFTQVSEAIQNGVHDESFLVEAFNIDYNSSAVITHFRLLTSAWMKLNPHRYQAFLSLPLDQYCATRIETVKTEIDEVGLQALVDGVIEGSGFGVEILYLDRSAGDAVTPHLLTPSRPSSATIRLLYRPGHYDILYRLEPTVNMEPVVNYQFGMTTNYSPWDQGALSFDVNSSLMSIPGLMMDPSFGLAPPAPAAISPAMSPAPPSPYRVSPPHEVYQPSMPSPPAAIPATSPPPPRMSGPPPPMSSLPSRSSDGPQIRLNPLVMKQNLSHSLPVTTPFKNSPYNQAHFQNQDFEPIHWEPSESRK, encoded by the exons ATGTCCTTGTCGGATCTTTCTTGGAATCCCCTTGGTCTCTCAAATCATTTCCCAGGCAGACAGGACTTGTACCAGCAAGATCTTCAGCCTTCTGTGGCTTTTCTCAGCCACGAATTTTCCCACCTCTCAGATTCTTTCTATACAAAGAGAACACCACGTTTCAACATGAATACACTATCTCCGGATGAGATGAAGCGGTTTCAGGAACTGTCGAACGAGTTTGAAGCGGACGTTCAG CAATCCAGCAATGTAATTGCGTTGGAGTATGCGAACGCGGATCCTACCTATGTCACAAAAACCAAC GCACTGGCAGTGACGCATCCTTTTACAAGGGTCATGAAGGGGGACGGGAACTGTGGTTGGAGAG CGGTCGCGTTCGGCTACTTCGAGAgcctcttcaatctccgaGACACGCTGCAAGTGCACCGAGAACTACTGCGGATCAAGTCGCTGAGCTCTTTGCTCGATCAAGTCGGCCAACAGGAACATCTGTACGAAATATTTGTCGAAGCCACGGAGCAGGTCTTCACACAAGTTTCGGAAGCCATCCAAAACGGCGTACACGATGAATCTTTTCTTGTGGAAGCCTTCAATATCGATTATAACTCGAGCGCCGTCATCACTCATTTTAGA CTTCTCACAAGTGCATGGATGAAATTGAACCCTCATAGGTATCAGGCTTTCCTCTCGCTGCCTCTAGACCAGTACTGCGCAACGCGAATCGAGACGGTCAAAACGGAAATCGACGAAGTCGGGCTTCAAGCATTAGTCGATGGTGTGATTGAGGGGTCCGGCTTCGGAGTTGAGATTCTATACCTTGACCGCAGCGCAGGCGACGCGGTCACCCCTCACCTGTTAACACCAAGCCGGCCCAGCTCCGCAACGATCCGACTGCTGTATCGCCC TGGCCATTACGACATCCTATACCGCCTCGAACCTACTGTGAATATGGAACCCGTGGTTAACTACCAATTCGGAATGACCACTAACTACTCCCCCTGGGATCAAGGTGCCCTATCGTTCGACGTGAACTCTAGTCTGATGTCAATTCCCGGTCTCATGATGGATCCGTCGTTTGGCCTCgcgcctcctgctcctgctgcaaTATCTCCTGCAATGTCTCCCGCTCCCCCAAGTCCTTACCGGGTATCCCCTCCCCATGAAGTTTACCAGCCCAGTATGCCCAGTCCTCCGGCTGCCATTCCAGCAACGTCACCACCGCCTCCCCGAATGTCTGGACCGCCGCCGCCTATGAGCTCGTTACCAAGTCGCTCATCTGATGGACCTCAAATTCGGCTGAATCCATTGGTTATGAAACAAAATTTAAGCCATTCCTTACCTGTCACTACACCGTTCAAGAA CTCTCCCTACAACCAGGCCCACTTTCAGAACCAGGACTTTGAGCCAATTCATTGGGAGCCTAGCGAGTCTCGAAAGTAA
- a CDS encoding DJ-1/PfpI family protein: protein MRLQLCLDWDNILTSPKRRSTLPPSFLPSHLSNCALYHGCLERCPNSLLYPQAYNFQPFLLFVTTSFPVRFSYHPVFTQFHLSQQPRRPLHLIIFPNFILSTTTTTMTRKPLRVGVLLVGTVQLLDLAAVDLLFMIDPSYLTACTLPKPLIELGRPVSVVYIGKAGPQAHQETTSNLSLQLTHSPTDPAVQPGALDVILIPGPEPSTVPDAEYLDLVRAHNAAGTHILSICTGILVVAHAGIAKGKHATGPRMMIPMLREKFPEAQWDDSLRAVHDGNLWCSGGITNGHDLIAMYLRTIVAEPLVKTILGMSDVPQRSLKYDSAPTTDNLFFLWQVLRALPSMLFRSIKA, encoded by the exons ATGAGGCTTCAACTGTGCCTGGATTGGGACAACATTCTTACTTCCCCGAAAAGACGGTCAACCCTCCCTCCTTCTTTCCTGCCATCTCATCTATCCAATTGTGCTTTGTACCATGGTTGCTTAGAGCGGTGCCCAAACAGTCTACTCTATCC GCAGGCATATAATTTTCAACCCTTCCTCCTTTTCGTTACTACTTCCTTCCCAGTACGTTTTTCTTATCATCCAGTCTTCACCCAATTCCATCTATCTCAGCAACCTCGAAGACCTCTTCATCTAATCATCTTCCCAAACTTCATCCTAAGtacaaccacaaccacaatgACTCGCAAGCCCCTCCGCGTTGGCGTCCTCCTGGTCGGCACCGTCCAACTCTTGGACCTTGCTGCCGTCGACCTCCTCTTCATGATCGACCCGTCCTACCTAACCGCCTGCACCCTCCCCAAACCCCTAATCGAGCTCGGCCGCCCGGTGTCAGTGGTCTACATCGGCAAAGCTGGCCCACAAGCTCACCAGGAAACGACCTCCAACCTCTCCCTGCAACTCACCCACTCTCCCACCGATCCCGCCGTCCAACCAGGCGCCCTTGACGTCATTCTCATCCCCGGCCCGGAGCCCTCGACTGTCCCGGACGCAGAATATCTGGACCTGGTGCGCGCCCACAACGCCGCAGGCACGCACATCCTCAGCATCTGCACCGGGATCCTAGTCGTCGCGCACGCGGGGATCGCTAAGGGTAAGCACGCGACGGGCCCTCGCATGATGATTCCTATGCTGCGGGAGAAGTTCCCCGAAGCACAATGGGACGACTCGCTGCGCGCCGTGCATGACGGCAATCTATGGTGTAGCGGGGGAATCACCAACGGCCATGATCTCATCGCTATGTATCTCAGGACGATCGTTGCCGAACCTCTCGTCAAGACTATCCTCGGTATGTCGGATGTGCCTCAGCGCAGTCTGAAATACGACAGTGCGCCGACGACCGACAACCTCTTTTTCCTGTGGCAGGTGCTCAGGGCGCTGCCGTCGATGCTGTTCCGGTCCATCAAGGCCTAG
- a CDS encoding sugar porter family MFS transporter, whose amino-acid sequence MIGRTMDNTPRGEFSLIYQNPYLLGVASVSPLSIGKGGQSYPDYYLQFSTLGGLLFGYDQGVISGVITMESFGARFPHIYTDSSFKGWFVSTLLLGTVNVLIFPSKNNTDALLAAWFGSLINGPIADRLGRKLSINLAVVVFVIGSAIQCGAVTIPMLFAGRAIAGLAVGQLTMVVPLYISEVSVAEIRGSLVVIQQLSITIGILVSYWINYGTNYIGGSRCAPDAPFSNGSKFDPYRDVPSGGCDGQSDASWRLPLALQILPAMILGLGMLFFPETPRWLMMKERYDDALRSLSKLRRKARDCPELVNEYLEIKASILLENTFAREHFPNMSGLRLHAAQYLSFLTTWARFKRLAIGCAVMFFQQFMGCNAMIYYAPTIFGQLGLDGNTTSLLATGVYGIVNCLSTLPALFLIDKVGRRPLLMFGATGTCISLAIVGGIIGAYGSDLVNHKSAGWAGIAFIYIYDINFSYSFAPIGWVLPSEIFNLSIRSKAISITTSATWMCNFIIGLVTPDMLNTITYGTYIFFAAFCLLALAFTFFCIPETRGKTLEDMDLIFGDTAAHEEKQRIVQIEAELRETQAGDPDLDKKPYALQEEDV is encoded by the exons ATGATTGGGAGGACTATGGACAATACTCCCAGGGGGGAGTTTTCCCTCATCTACCAGAACCCCTATCTTCTGGGAGTTGCATCAGTAAGCCCACTTTCTATAGGGAAGGGCGGCCAGAGCTATCCTGACTATTATCTACAGTTCTCAACCCTTGGTGGCTTGCTCTTTGGCTATGATCAAGGTGTTATATCGGGGGTTATTACGATGGAGTCGTTCGGAGCCCGCTTCCCACATATCTACACAGATAGCAGCTTCAAAGGATGGTTCGTGTCTACGCTTCTTCTCGGTACGGTGAACGTCCTGATCTTCCCCTCCAAGAACAATACTGACGCCCTATTAGCTGCCTGGTTTGGCTCTCTCATCAACGGACCCATTGCCGATAGACTTGGACGCAAGCTATCAATCAACCTAGCAGTTGTAGTCTTTGTCATTGGTTCAGCCATCCAATGCGGCGCAGTAACAATCCCGATGCTCTTTGCCG GGAGAGCTATCGCAGGTCTGGCGGTTGGTCAGTTGACCATGGTGGTGCCTTTGTACATCTCAGAG GTTTCTGTTGCCGAAATTCGAGGTAGTCTTGTCGTCATTCAACAGC TCTCTATAACCATTGGTATTCTGGTCAGTTATTGGATCAACTATGGCACAAACTACATCGGAGGGTCTCGCTGCGCCCCGGATGCTCCTTTCAGCAATGGGTCCAAATTTGATCCCTATCGCGATGTGCCATCGGGCGGCTGTGACGGACAGTCTGATGCGTCCTGGAGACTACCCTTGGCTCTTCAGATCCTCCCAGCCATGATCCTCGGGCTGGGCATGTTATTCTTCCCTGAAACTCCGCGGTGGCTAATGATGAAGGAGCGATACGACGACGCGTTGAGGTCACTGTCCAAACTGAGACGAAAAGCCAGGGACTGTCCGGAACTTGTTAATGAATACCTGGAAATCAAAGCTTCAATCTTGTTGGAGAACACCTTTGCGCGAGAACATTTTCCGAACATGTCTGGCCTTCGATTGCATGCCGCTCAG TACCTCTCATTCCTAACCACGTGGGCTCGGTTCAAACGGCTCGCAATCGGATGCGCTGTCATGTTCTTTCAGCAGTTCATGGGCTGCAATG CAATGATTTACTATGCCCCGACGATCTTTGGGCAACTTGGACTGGACGGTAACACG ACCTCACTCCTCGCTACCGGCGTCTACGGAATTGTCAACTGCCTCAGCACCCTGCCAGCACTCTTCTTGATCGATAAAGTTGGCCGTCGGCCTTTGTTGATGTTTGGGGCCACGGGTACCTGTATTTCCCTGGCCATTGTGGGTGGCATCATCGGCGCCTATGGATCAGACTTGGTCAATCACAAATCCGCTGGGTGGGCGGGGATTGCCTTTATATACATCTACGATATCAACTTTTCATACTCTTTCG CGCCCATCGGTTGGGTCCTGCCATCGGAAATCTTTAACCTTTCCATCCGCTCCAAAGCTATCTCCATCACGACCTCGGCGACTTGGATGTGCAATTT TATTATCGGCCTGGTAACCCCAGATATGCTCAACACCATCACCTATGGCACCTATATCTTCTTTGCAGCATTCTGTCTTTTGGCGCTGGCTTTCACATTCTTCTGCATTCCAGAGACACGCGGGAAG ACTCTCGAAGATATGGATCTGATCTTCGGTGACACAGCGGCGCATGAGGAGAAACAGCGCATCGTTCAGATCGAGGCGGAGCTCCGAGAAACTCAGGCTGGCGATCCAGATCTTGATAAAAAGCCATATGCgctgcaggaagaggatgttTAG
- a CDS encoding putative C6 transcription factor (Gal4) has translation MASTRDSHSYACDECRLRKSRCSKERPTCAQCKQLNKECNYSPKITRSPLTRQHLTYVEERLQAFETALGRLFPGGDLDATVRSLLHDQDTPQKTVPSPKASSRHSTPSKAEADRTEPAPEALPQQADGFDWAENRITVGDLTDGMAALSIKPEGTGYFGASSSVVPLRALLKHGFDLNFPASPNKPAERVPLKSQLLSTAPSGLIEQAFMDAFFLNYHTSYPFVHEATFKAQFYEQVPRPHGQAWQILLNTILALGAWSIGDDNSDLDITFYQEARSHLQQVSVFETGNLTLILALLLLSNYAQKRNKPNTGWNFLGLAVRMAMSLGLHKEFPGWKISLLQREMRRRLWWGVYIFDSGAAKTFGRPILLPEDSVMDAKHVLNIHDEALTSTTTVLPTEENGPTIYSGMIAQAKFHLHTNSVYQRLISTPSLTAEETLGLSKPMEDWYNSLPHYFKQPITTPEPDNFALVRNRLMWRHWNLRILLYRPILLRWASRRWTPTPGSPLESEDPLETECRMLCLRNARWTISSISDFVNNHICTRLGAWYMLYFLFQAGLIPIILLMTDPTSTDAPAWLQDVETTKKLLTHPSLSNNRLATRCLEVVNRLCSPTYTSSVSDGSTPIQPPMLMQFSDQLLNDPMFGSMFPDVDQELNLGGMDFSEWVNYTPQTDLH, from the exons ATGGCCAGTACTCGTGACTCTCACTCATACGCT TGTGATGAGTGTCGTTTAAGAAAGTCCAGG TGTTCAAAAGAACGACCGACATGTGCTCAATGCAAGCAACTGAACAAAGAGTGCAATTACAGCCCGAAAATTACTAGAAGCCCTCTCACTCGACA ACATCTAACCTATGTCGAAGAGCGCCTGCAAGCTTTTGAAACAGCATTAGGAAGGCTTTTCCCTGGTGGTGACCTGGACGCTACTGTTCGCTCGTTACTGCACGACCAAGATACACCACAGAAGACTGTGCCTTCACCCAAGGCTTCATCAAGGCATTCTACCCCATCTAAGGCCGAAGCAGATCGAACCGAACCAGCTCCAGAAGCTCTTCCGCAACAAGCGGATGGGTTTGATTGGGCCGAGAATAGAATCACAGTAGGCGATTTGACAGATGGAATGGCCGCCTTGTCGATAAAGCCCGAGGGAACAGGTTATTTCG GCGCATCTTCCAGTGTGGTGCCTCTTCGAGCATTATTGAAGCATGGTTTCGATTTGAATTTTCCCGCAAGTCCGAACAAGCCAGCGGAAAGAGTGCCTCTTAAAAGCCAGCTTCTGAGCACTGCACCTTCCGGGCTCATTGAGCAAGCTTTCATGGACGCCTTCTTTCTCAATTACCATACCAGTTATCCATTCGTACACGAAGCTACTTTCAAAGCGCAATTCTATGAACAAGTTCCCCGCCCGCATGGACAGGCGTGGCAGATTCTTCTCAATACCATTCTAGCCCTTGGGGCGTGGAGCATCGGAGATGATAACTCCGACCTTGATATCACATTCTACCAGGAAGCCAGAAGCCACCTGCAGCAGGTGTCTGTTTTTGAGACAGGAAATCTTACTCTCATCTTGGCCCTGCTACTCCTGAGTAACTATGcgcagaagagaaacaagCCGAACACCGGCTGGAATTTCTTGGGCCTGGCTGTGCGAATGGCCATGAGCCTTGGTCTGCACAAGGAGTTCCCAGGGTGGAAGATCAGTCTTCTTCAGCGAGAGATGAGGAGGCGATTATGGTGGGGTGTGTATATATTCGACAGTGGTGCGGCGAAAACCTTTGGGCGGCCTATCCTCTTACCAGAGGACAGTGTCATGGATGCGAAACACGTTCTCAACATTCACGACGAG GCTCTCACATCAACGACCACCGTGCTACCCACTGAGGAGAACGGACCGACTATCTACTCAGGCATGATCGCACAGGCGAAATTCCACCTACACACCAATAGCGTCTACCAGCGTCTGATATCAACACCAAGTCTAACCGCGGAGGAGACATTGGGTCTCTCCAAACCAATGGAAGACTGGTACAACAGCCTCCCGCATTATTTCAAGCAACCAATTACAACACCAGAGCCAGACAACTTCGCTCTCGTCCGCAACCGCCTCATGTGGCGGCACTGGAACTTGAGAATCCTCCTTTACCGGCCAATCCTCCTCCGCTGGGCGTCGAGGAGATGGACGCCGACGCCGGGTTCGCCGCTGGAATCCGAGGACCCGCTCGAGACGGAGTGCAGGATGCTCTGCCTTCGCAACGCGCGGTGGACCATCTCGTCCATCTCGGACTTCGTCAACAATCACATCTGCACGAGACTTGGGGCTTGGTATATGCT GTACTTCCTTTTCCAGGCCGGTCTGATCCCCATCATACTCCTCATGACAGATCCTACCAGCACGGACGCACCCGCCTGGCTTCAAGACGTCGAAACCACCAAGAAGCTTCTCACCCACCCTTCTCTAAGCAACAACCGTCTCGCCACTCGCTGTCTAGAAGTCGTGAATAGGCTTTGCTCCCCTACGTATACTTCCTCCGTCTCGGACGGGTCGACACCGATACAGCCACCGATGCTGATGCAATTCTCAGATCAGCTCCTCAACGATCCCATGTTCGGGAGTATGTTCCCGGATGTGGACCAGGAGTTAAATCTAGGGGGGATGGATTTCTCCGAATGGGTGAATTATACGCCTCAAACTGACTTGCACTGA